From the Plodia interpunctella isolate USDA-ARS_2022_Savannah chromosome 5, ilPloInte3.2, whole genome shotgun sequence genome, one window contains:
- the LOC128669872 gene encoding prenylated Rab acceptor protein 1 isoform X1, which translates to MSENVNIDLSGEISAPTEKKGFQKYVYDVELLMHHVRSGAAPALLMGAISTRRPWTQFIATENFKVPASIPRLTRRVYRNVEYFQANYLVVFLGLFAYCLITTPLLLIAMVASFFGYRKLTSGPNTWKIGGWELTKTQQYGVAAAGSMALCWLAGAGAVLFWVLGATVTVVALHASLFDSETLPAIDDPERFPMVEQV; encoded by the exons atgtctgAAAACGTGAATATAGATTTGTCTGGAGAAATCAGTGCTCCCACCGAAAAGAAAGGTTTTCAAAAGTATGTGTATGATGTGGAACT aTTAATGCATCATGTCCGCAGTGGGGCAGCTCCTGCCCTGCTGATGGGCGCTATTTCTACACGCAGACCATGGACACAGTTTATAGCCActgaaaattttaag gTTCCAGCATCTATACCCAGACTGACTCGGCGAGTTTACAGGaatgttgaatattttcaagCTAATTATTTAGTGGTGTTTCTAGGATTATTCGCTTATTGTTT AATTACTACACCATTACTCCTAATCGCTATGGTGGCTAGTTTTTTCGGTTATCGGAAATTAACTTCAGGACCTAACACATGGAAG ATCGGAGGTTGGGAGCTGACGAAAACCCAACAATATGGGGTAGCAGCAGCTGGCTCTATGGCATTGTGTTGGTTGGCTGGAGCGGGTGCGGTTCTCTTCTGGGTCCTTG gtgcTACAGTGACAGTCGTAGCACTCCACGCGAGCTTGTTCGATTCAGAGACGTTACCAGCGATCGACGACCCCGAACGATTCCCCATGGTCGAGCAAGTGTGA
- the LOC128669872 gene encoding prenylated Rab acceptor protein 1 isoform X2 → MSENVNIDLSGEISAPTEKKGFQKLMHHVRSGAAPALLMGAISTRRPWTQFIATENFKVPASIPRLTRRVYRNVEYFQANYLVVFLGLFAYCLITTPLLLIAMVASFFGYRKLTSGPNTWKIGGWELTKTQQYGVAAAGSMALCWLAGAGAVLFWVLGATVTVVALHASLFDSETLPAIDDPERFPMVEQV, encoded by the exons atgtctgAAAACGTGAATATAGATTTGTCTGGAGAAATCAGTGCTCCCACCGAAAAGAAAGGTTTTCAAAA aTTAATGCATCATGTCCGCAGTGGGGCAGCTCCTGCCCTGCTGATGGGCGCTATTTCTACACGCAGACCATGGACACAGTTTATAGCCActgaaaattttaag gTTCCAGCATCTATACCCAGACTGACTCGGCGAGTTTACAGGaatgttgaatattttcaagCTAATTATTTAGTGGTGTTTCTAGGATTATTCGCTTATTGTTT AATTACTACACCATTACTCCTAATCGCTATGGTGGCTAGTTTTTTCGGTTATCGGAAATTAACTTCAGGACCTAACACATGGAAG ATCGGAGGTTGGGAGCTGACGAAAACCCAACAATATGGGGTAGCAGCAGCTGGCTCTATGGCATTGTGTTGGTTGGCTGGAGCGGGTGCGGTTCTCTTCTGGGTCCTTG gtgcTACAGTGACAGTCGTAGCACTCCACGCGAGCTTGTTCGATTCAGAGACGTTACCAGCGATCGACGACCCCGAACGATTCCCCATGGTCGAGCAAGTGTGA